The window ATCATCCACAACGCGCAAAGCCGCAAATTGGTATCGCCTTTGGCCCTGACCGTTTTTGTCTGGATCTTCTTGCTCAACTCAATGGACTTCTTGCCTGTTGACTTGTTCCACAAAGTGTTCGAGTGGACTGGCGTTGACCACAGCATTCATTATTTCCGCGTTGTGCCTACAGCCGATTTGTCCAGCACTTTGGGCATGTCTGTGTCGGTTTTGCTGATTTGTATTTACTACAACATCAAAATCAAGGGCTTGGGCGGTTGGTTCCATGAGTTGACCACAGCGCCCTTTGGTGCGCACCCCATTTTGTGGCCCTTCAACTTTGTGTTCCAAATGATTGAATTCGTCGCCAAAACCGTGTCTCACGGCATGCGACTGTTCGGCAACATGTATGCCGGCGAACTGATTTTCATGTTGATCGCTTTGATGGGTGGTACAGCCGCCATGTCATTGACTGGCATCTTGATGCCTATCGGTCACGTGATCGCTGGCTCCATTTGGGCCATCTTCCATATCTTGATCGTGGCTTTGCAAGCTTTCATTTTCATGATGTTGACTTTGGTCTACATCGGTCAAGCGCACGACGCTCACTAAGCGTCACAATTTAGTTTAGTTTTTTCTCAACCTTTCCATCATCATCCATAGGAGCAATTAAATGGAACACGTTCTCGGTTACGTCGCTTTGGCAGCTGGTCTCATCATCGGCATGGGCGCGATTGGCGCTTGTATCGGTATCGGCATCATGGGCAGCAAATACCTCGAAGCAGCTGCTCGTCAACCTGAGTTGATGAACGAACTTCAAACCAAAATGTTCTTGTTGGCTGGTTTGATCGACGCGGCTTTCCTGATTGGCGTTGGTATCGCCATGATGTTCGCTTTCGCGAATCCGTTTGTTCTGAAGTAATTCCTGCAACAACCAAAAGAAAGGTGTTGCCGTGAGTATCAATGCAACCCTGTTTGTTCAAGCCATTGTTTTTGCAATTCTGGTTTGGTTCACGATGAAATTCGTGTGGCCACCCCTTGCAGCCGCATTGGATGAACGAGCTCAAAAAATCGCCGACGGCCTCGCCGCTGCTGACAAAGCCAAATCAGAACTCGCTGCTGCAAACCAGCGCGTGGAAGCTGAATTGGCCACCTCACGCAACGAAACGGCTTCTCGCTTGGCTGACGCCGAGCGCCGTGCTTTGACGATCATCGAAGAAGCCAAAGCCCGTGCCACTGAAGAAGGCAACAAGATCATTGCTGCAGCGAAAGCTGAAGCAGAGCAACAAACGGTGAATGCCCGTGAAACTTTGCGCGAGCAAGTTGCGGCATTGGCTGTGAAGGGCGCCGAGCAGATTCTCCGCAAGGAAGTCAATGCGGGTGTTCATGCTGATCTGTTGAACCGTCTGAAGACCGAGCTGTAATCCTTTATCAGTCCGAGAAGACCATGGCAGAACTTGCAACCATCGCCCGCCCTTACGCTGATGCGCTTTTCAAAGCGCAATCGGCCGACCTTGCGGGTACTGCAGCTTGGCTCGACGAGCTTGCCGCAGTTGCGAGCAACTCGCAACTGTTGCAATTCTCTGAAAACCCCAAGGTGACCGACGCGCAAGTGTTCGATCTGATTTCTGGTGTCGTGAAAACCGCGTTGCCAGCAGCAGGTCAAAACTTCTTGCGTTTGGCCATTGAAAACCGCCGTCTTAGTGCATTGCCCGAAATTGCCAGCCAATTTCGCGCACTTAAAAATGCACAAGGTGGCACCGCCGATGCGATCGTTCACAGTGCTTTCCCCATTGATGCAGCCGCTTTGGCTGATCTGTCTGGAACACTGGAAAAGCGTTTTGGCCGCAAACTCAACGTCAGCGTTGAGGTCGATGCGTCACTGATTGGTGGCGTGCGCGTGGTCGTTGGGGACGAAGTGTTAGATACCTCCGTCAAGGCCCGTCTGGAACAAATGAAAGTGGCCCTCACTGCTTAAGGCAGCGAGAGTCCGGATCTATTTAAAGAAAGAAGGAAAGAGTCATGCAACTCAATCCAGCAGAAATTTCTGAGCTGATCAAGAGCCGAATCCAAGGTTTGTCTTCTGATGCAGACATCCGCAACCAAGGCACTGTGGTGTCCGTGACTGACGGTATCGTGCGCGTGCACGGTTTGTCAGACGTGATGCAAGGCGAGATGCTTGAGTTCCCCGCTACTGCCGCAGGTGTTGCCACCTTCGGTTTGGCTTTGAACTTGGAGCGTGACTCTGTCGGCGCCGTGATTTTGGGTGAGTACGAGCACATCTCTGAAGGCGACACTGTCAAATGTACAGGCCGCATTTTGGAAGTGCCCGTGGGTCCCGAGCTGATTGGCCGTGTGGTCAACGCTTTGGGTCAGCCGATTGACGGCAAAGGCCCCATCAACGCCAAGATGACCGACGTGATCGAAAAGGTTGCGCCTGGTGTGATCGCTCGTAAATCAGTTGACCAGCCAATGCAAACTGGCTTGAAGTCCATTGACTCCATGGTGCCCGTGGGCCGTGGTCAGCGTGAATTGATCATTGGTGACCGTCAGACTGGTAAAACAGCTGTGGCCATCGACGCCATCATCAACCAAAAAGGTCAGAACATGACCTGCGTGTACGTGGCGATTGGTCAAAAAGCTTCTTCCATCAAGAACGTGGTTCGCGCGTTGGAACAAGCTGGCGCCATGGCTTACACCATCGTGGTGGCTGCCTCCGCTTCTGAATCTGCAGCGATGCAATACGTGTCAGCCTACTCTGGTTGCACCATGGGCGAGTACTTCCGCGACCGCGGCGAAGACGCATTGATCGTTTATGACGATCTGTCCAAGCAAGCTGTGGCTTACCGTCAAGTGTCATTGCTTTTGCGCCGTCCACCAGGCCGCGAAGCTTACCCTGGCGACGTGTTCTATCTCCACAGCCGTTTGCTCGAGCGTGCAGCCCGCGTGAATGCCGACTACGTCGAAGCTTTCACCAAAGGCGCTGTCAAAGGCAAAACAGGTTCGCTCACAGCTTTGCCAATCATTGAGACGCAAGCCGGCGACGTGTCTGCCTTCGTGCCAACCAACGTGATTTCGATTACCGACGGCCAGATCTTCTTGGAAACATCACTGTTCAACGCTGGTATTCGTCCCGCGATTAACGCTGGTATTTCTGTGTCTCGCGTGGGTAGCTCGGCTCAAACCAAAGTCATCAAGGGTCAGTCTGGCGGTATCCGTACCGACTTGGCGCAGTACCGTGAATTGGCTGCGTTCGCGCAGTTCGCTTCTGACTTGGACGAATCCACACGCAAACAACTCGACCGCGGTGCCCGCGTGACAGAACTCTTGAAGCAGGCGCAGTACAGCCCACAATCCATCAGCTTGATGGGTGCTTCTTTGTTCGCCGTCAACAAAGGTTTCATGGACGACGTGGACGTGAAGAAAATTCTGTCCTTCGAAAGCGGTTTGCACGCGTACCTCAAAGATAAATGTGCCGCTTTGTTGGCCAAGATCGAAGAGACCAAAGCTTTGGACAAAGACGCCGAAGCCGAGTTGAACGCTGCTGTTGCTGCATTCAAGAAAACTTTTGCTTAATTTCTACCTGACCAAAAGGAGCCTCTGATGGCATCGGGCAAGGAACTACGCACCAAGATCAAATCGGTGGAAAACACCAAGAAGATCACCAAAGCGATGGAGATGATTTCTGTCTCCAAAATGCGCAAGGCGCAGGAGCGCATGCGCACGGCACGTCCTTACGCTGAGAAAATTCGCGC is drawn from Limnohabitans sp. 103DPR2 and contains these coding sequences:
- the atpB gene encoding F0F1 ATP synthase subunit A; protein product: MSAANAPSAGEYIGHHLTHLQNKPMAGVIDFSVFNIDSIFWGILLGVLGSFLLWKAASKATSGVPGRFQAAVEILFEMVDSQAKGIIHNAQSRKLVSPLALTVFVWIFLLNSMDFLPVDLFHKVFEWTGVDHSIHYFRVVPTADLSSTLGMSVSVLLICIYYNIKIKGLGGWFHELTTAPFGAHPILWPFNFVFQMIEFVAKTVSHGMRLFGNMYAGELIFMLIALMGGTAAMSLTGILMPIGHVIAGSIWAIFHILIVALQAFIFMMLTLVYIGQAHDAH
- the atpE gene encoding F0F1 ATP synthase subunit C; translation: MEHVLGYVALAAGLIIGMGAIGACIGIGIMGSKYLEAAARQPELMNELQTKMFLLAGLIDAAFLIGVGIAMMFAFANPFVLK
- a CDS encoding F0F1 ATP synthase subunit B yields the protein MSINATLFVQAIVFAILVWFTMKFVWPPLAAALDERAQKIADGLAAADKAKSELAAANQRVEAELATSRNETASRLADAERRALTIIEEAKARATEEGNKIIAAAKAEAEQQTVNARETLREQVAALAVKGAEQILRKEVNAGVHADLLNRLKTEL
- a CDS encoding F0F1 ATP synthase subunit delta; this translates as MAELATIARPYADALFKAQSADLAGTAAWLDELAAVASNSQLLQFSENPKVTDAQVFDLISGVVKTALPAAGQNFLRLAIENRRLSALPEIASQFRALKNAQGGTADAIVHSAFPIDAAALADLSGTLEKRFGRKLNVSVEVDASLIGGVRVVVGDEVLDTSVKARLEQMKVALTA
- the atpA gene encoding F0F1 ATP synthase subunit alpha — protein: MQLNPAEISELIKSRIQGLSSDADIRNQGTVVSVTDGIVRVHGLSDVMQGEMLEFPATAAGVATFGLALNLERDSVGAVILGEYEHISEGDTVKCTGRILEVPVGPELIGRVVNALGQPIDGKGPINAKMTDVIEKVAPGVIARKSVDQPMQTGLKSIDSMVPVGRGQRELIIGDRQTGKTAVAIDAIINQKGQNMTCVYVAIGQKASSIKNVVRALEQAGAMAYTIVVAASASESAAMQYVSAYSGCTMGEYFRDRGEDALIVYDDLSKQAVAYRQVSLLLRRPPGREAYPGDVFYLHSRLLERAARVNADYVEAFTKGAVKGKTGSLTALPIIETQAGDVSAFVPTNVISITDGQIFLETSLFNAGIRPAINAGISVSRVGSSAQTKVIKGQSGGIRTDLAQYRELAAFAQFASDLDESTRKQLDRGARVTELLKQAQYSPQSISLMGASLFAVNKGFMDDVDVKKILSFESGLHAYLKDKCAALLAKIEETKALDKDAEAELNAAVAAFKKTFA